A single region of the Vicinamibacterales bacterium genome encodes:
- a CDS encoding FumA C-terminus/TtdB family hydratase beta subunit: protein MLPAFFGSILELIIKTSTDLAPDVRAAVAAALDGEPAGTQSAQALTIIAENIDQAAEGEGAICQDTGMPTFEIKVPVGANQTWMAQQIRDAIAEATRRGKLRPNSVDSVTGKNSGNNLGPGSPVIHFEQGEQDEIEVKLLLKGGGCENTNIQYSVPCELAHLGRADRDLEGVRKCILHAVWQAQGKGCSPGAVGVCIGGDRASGYLHAKRQLFRTLDDVNPDPKLAELEATIMKTVNVLGVGTMGFGGKTSLIGCKVGMLNRLPACFFVSVAYDCWAFRRLGIVLDAKDGSIRRWIYRDPSHPVVPMLDQAGFTRTGKEVVLTSPISEDQIRALEVGDVVLLNGMMYTGRDSVHSHLMKHDPPVNLNGGVLYHCGPVVLKDGDGWKMMAAGPTTSAREEPYQGEVIRKFGIRVVIGKGGMGAKTLSALKDHGAVYVSAIGGAAQFYAKCVEKVTDVSLLEFGVPEAMWHLQVRDFPVIVTMDSHGHSLHKDVETASGQQLATLA, encoded by the coding sequence ATGTTACCAGCCTTCTTCGGCAGCATCCTCGAGCTCATCATCAAGACGTCCACCGATCTCGCGCCCGATGTGAGGGCCGCGGTCGCAGCCGCCCTCGATGGCGAACCCGCAGGCACGCAATCGGCCCAGGCACTGACGATCATCGCCGAGAACATCGATCAGGCGGCCGAAGGTGAGGGCGCAATCTGCCAGGACACTGGCATGCCCACCTTCGAGATCAAGGTGCCCGTTGGCGCCAACCAGACGTGGATGGCCCAACAGATCCGCGACGCGATTGCCGAAGCCACGCGCCGGGGCAAACTGCGCCCGAACTCCGTGGACTCGGTCACCGGGAAGAATTCCGGCAACAACCTCGGTCCGGGCTCGCCTGTCATTCACTTCGAACAGGGAGAGCAGGACGAGATCGAAGTGAAGCTGCTCCTCAAGGGGGGCGGCTGCGAGAACACCAACATCCAGTATTCGGTGCCGTGCGAACTGGCCCACCTCGGCCGCGCCGATCGCGACCTCGAGGGGGTCCGCAAGTGCATCCTGCACGCGGTCTGGCAGGCGCAGGGCAAGGGCTGCAGCCCGGGCGCGGTCGGCGTCTGCATCGGCGGCGACCGTGCGAGCGGCTACCTCCACGCGAAGCGGCAGCTCTTTCGAACGCTCGACGACGTGAACCCCGACCCGAAGCTGGCCGAGCTCGAGGCGACGATCATGAAGACGGTCAACGTCCTCGGAGTCGGCACCATGGGCTTCGGCGGCAAGACATCGCTCATCGGCTGCAAGGTGGGCATGCTCAACCGCCTGCCCGCCTGCTTCTTCGTCTCGGTTGCCTACGATTGCTGGGCGTTCCGCCGACTGGGCATCGTGCTCGACGCGAAGGACGGCTCCATCCGTCGGTGGATCTACCGCGACCCGTCACACCCGGTGGTGCCGATGCTCGATCAAGCCGGCTTCACACGCACCGGGAAGGAAGTGGTGCTCACCTCACCGATCTCGGAGGATCAGATCCGCGCCCTCGAGGTCGGCGACGTCGTGCTGTTGAACGGGATGATGTACACCGGACGCGACTCGGTGCACTCGCACCTGATGAAGCACGATCCACCGGTCAACCTGAACGGCGGCGTCCTCTACCACTGCGGCCCGGTCGTCCTCAAGGACGGCGACGGCTGGAAGATGATGGCCGCCGGCCCGACGACGAGCGCGCGCGAGGAACCGTATCAGGGCGAAGTCATCCGCAAGTTCGGCATCCGGGTCGTCATCGGGAAGGGCGGCATGGGCGCCAAGACGCTGTCGGCGTTGAAGGATCACGGCGCGGTGTATGTCAGCGCCATCGGCGGCGCGGCGCAGTTCTATGCGAAGTGCGTCGAGAAGGTGACCGACGTGTCGCTTCTCGAATTCGGCGTGCCCGAAGCGATGTGGCACCTGCAGGTCCGTGACTTCCCGGTCATCGTCACGATGGACAGCCACGGGCACAGCCTGCACAAGGACGTGGAAACGGCGTCCGGGCAGCAGCTGGCCACGCTGGCGTAG
- a CDS encoding aspartate ammonia-lyase, giving the protein MSYRIERDPLGERPVPAGAYYGIQTQRAVENFPISGLRLPNDFITATILIKRAAARANIEVGRLPARIGEAIVRAADEILAGQLRDQFVVDVYQAGAGTSHNMNANEVLANRAAELLGGARGTYDLVHPNDHVNMGQSTNDVFPTATRLALLLGLTPLVAAARGLAAAFGRKAETFEDILKVGRTHLQDAVPMTLGQEFSGYHGCLTIAADEVERAAAGLRELNLGATAVGTGLNAGPEFVDRAMSHLRGVTGLDVVPATNRFRVTQSMGDVLSYSGAVRRLAVELGKIASDLRLLSMGPRAGLGEITLPAAQPGSSIMPGKVNPSVPEMVNQVCFQVLGCDATVAAACEAGQLELNVMMPVIAWNLLHATTILRAAMQALRERTVEGIEANPVRCRELLDRSTAIATALSPYIGYAATAEIAKASVASGRPIRDLVLERGLLDADALDRILSPAAMTRPGVAGTSL; this is encoded by the coding sequence ATGTCGTACCGGATTGAACGCGATCCACTTGGCGAGCGACCGGTGCCGGCCGGCGCCTACTACGGCATCCAGACCCAGCGTGCCGTCGAGAACTTCCCCATCAGCGGCCTTCGCCTTCCGAACGACTTCATCACGGCGACGATCCTGATCAAGCGTGCCGCCGCGCGCGCAAATATCGAGGTGGGCCGGCTCCCCGCGCGGATCGGCGAGGCGATCGTGCGAGCGGCGGACGAGATTCTCGCGGGACAACTGCGAGACCAGTTCGTCGTGGACGTGTACCAGGCGGGCGCCGGCACGTCGCACAACATGAATGCGAACGAAGTGCTGGCCAATCGTGCCGCAGAGCTGCTCGGAGGCGCGCGAGGGACGTACGATCTCGTGCACCCGAACGACCACGTCAATATGGGCCAGTCCACCAACGACGTCTTCCCGACCGCCACGCGGCTGGCGCTGCTCCTCGGTCTGACGCCTCTCGTCGCCGCCGCCCGCGGCCTGGCCGCGGCATTCGGCCGCAAGGCGGAGACGTTCGAAGACATCCTTAAAGTCGGCCGCACGCACCTGCAGGACGCGGTGCCGATGACGCTCGGCCAGGAGTTCAGTGGGTACCACGGGTGTCTCACCATTGCCGCGGACGAAGTCGAACGCGCGGCGGCCGGACTGCGCGAGTTGAATCTCGGGGCCACGGCCGTCGGGACCGGACTCAATGCGGGTCCGGAATTCGTGGACCGCGCCATGTCGCACCTGCGCGGGGTCACCGGACTCGATGTCGTGCCCGCGACCAACCGCTTCCGTGTCACGCAGAGCATGGGCGACGTGCTGTCCTACTCGGGAGCGGTGCGCCGGCTGGCCGTCGAACTTGGAAAGATCGCGAGCGATCTGCGGCTGCTCAGCATGGGGCCGCGCGCCGGTCTTGGGGAGATCACCCTGCCCGCCGCCCAGCCCGGCTCGTCGATCATGCCAGGGAAGGTCAATCCATCCGTCCCGGAGATGGTGAACCAGGTCTGCTTCCAGGTGCTCGGGTGCGACGCCACCGTCGCCGCGGCGTGTGAAGCCGGCCAGCTCGAGCTGAACGTGATGATGCCGGTCATCGCCTGGAACCTGCTCCATGCGACCACCATCCTGCGCGCGGCGATGCAGGCGCTGCGCGAGCGGACGGTGGAGGGAATCGAAGCAAACCCCGTGCGTTGCCGTGAACTGCTCGATCGGAGCACGGCCATCGCCACGGCCCTGAGCCCGTACATCGGCTATGCCGCGACTGCGGAAATCGCCAAGGCGTCGGTCGCGTCCGGCAGACCCATACGCGACCTCGTGCTCGAACGAGGCTTGCTCGACGCGGACGCGCTCGATAGGATCCTCTCGCCGGCGGCTATGACCCGGCCCGGTGTCGCCGGCACATCGCTCTGA